One Drosophila kikkawai strain 14028-0561.14 chromosome 3L, DkikHiC1v2, whole genome shotgun sequence genomic window carries:
- the IleRS-m gene encoding isoleucine--tRNA ligase, mitochondrial, with amino-acid sequence MLRVFNFRIGNRLYCVNAARKDAKKYTDTINLPRTKFPNRLTAAKRAEQERLVLEGKIAVSYEYQEQQQELEKRLPTFVLHDGPPYANGQLHMGHAVNKILKDVTLRQRVAHGQQVNYIPGWDCHGLPIELKATSAAPGQNALEIRQKSRAFALEAIQSQKEEFSSWGILANWRKNDIYMTFQPEFVVNQLQMFCDLYDRGLVYRDLKPVYWSPSSRTALAEAELEYDPSHTSPSVYVRFALNPDGLEVDAKQIYALVWTTTPWTLPSNQAICYNESLEYVLVRLQGHSPDDLYLMASALMADFEANTQLKCEVIHTLNSSSLSKLTYKHPIDQEQSDLPFFEASHVQDSKGTGLVHTAPAHGPEDFLVSLARKIPVKCLVNEEGVYTKEAPSFLSGQSVLDQGNPLVLQHIARDVVHSAKLEHSYPIDWRTKQPVIIRASEQWFINTEKLKTPAAEALERVEIYPRTNAEASKKALLTQLQKRPYWCVSRQRAWGVPIPVFYSRESGKVVISSALIEHLCQLLRQEGSMDFWWSRKIEELVPADIAQELGYDIKDLIKGSDILDIWFDSGSTWSAVLKKDKVADLYLEGYDQFTGWFQSSLLMSIAARGCAPYKALFVHGFTVDEKGHKMSKSLGNVISPKQITKKYGTDALRWWVASHGTQHMSITVSDKLLQQAAENLSKVRGTLRYLKGVIGEQEASQERELLRDRSYLNRYLLSQLVEFELEVAKLYNAYEYNRVVACIQNFIANQVSAVYVHLIKDRLYCGDDQELLAIRQTLTQCYRQLCKSLWPIVPFLVEESWSYYDISGGAFHEQRVQAKPEWEDRKATEVVQAALDVKRLINQQAGEVNTWHLAVTIKGSQLKLLKELHPALDEPLNNSELCELLQVGAVRLVESDNSDVSLTITNLQTSLCPRCRRFSLNPDQETCQRCSAVMDSKN; translated from the exons ATGCTTCGtgttttcaattttcgcaTTGGAAATCGCTTATATTGTGTGAATGCGGCTAGGAAAGATGCAAAAAAGTACACAGACACCATTAACCTGCCGAGGACGAAGTTTCCCAACCGTCTGACAGCAGCCAAACGGGCGGAACAGGAGCGTCTGGTCTTGGAG GGGAAGATTGCAGTGTCCTATGAATaccaagagcagcagcaggaactgGAAAAAAGGCTACCCACCTTTGTGCTGCACGACGGGCCACCCTACGCCAATGGCCAACTGCACATGGGCCATGCCGTCAACAAGATCCTGAAGGATGTGACGCTGCGACAGCGAGTGGCCCATGGCCAGCAAGTCAACTACATTCCCGGCTGGGACTGTCACGGCCTGCCCATCGAGCTGAAGGCCACGAGTGCTGCTCCGGGGCAAAATGCCCTGGAAATCCGGCAAAAGT CCCGCGCCTTTGCCTTGGAGGCCATACAGTCGCAGAAGGAGGAGTTCAGCAGCTGGGGTATACTGGCCAACTGGCGCAAGAACGATATATACATGACCTTCCAGCCAGAATTTGTAGTCAATCAACTGCAGATGTTCTGCGATCTCTATGACAGGGGTTTGGTCTATCGGGACTTGAAGCCAGTCTACTGGTCACCATCGTCCAG AACAGCACTGGCGGAGGCGGAACTGGAATATGACCCCAGCCACACAAGTCCCTCGGTCTATGTCAGATTTGCCCTCAACCCAGACGGACTTGAAGTAGACGCCAAGCAGATTTATGCACTCGTATGGACCACAACTCCCTGGACACTGCCGAGCAATCAAGCCATCTGCTACAACGAGTCTCTGGAGTACGTGTTGGTGAGGCTCCAAGGCCACAGCCCAGACGACCTATATCTCATGGCCTCGGCTCTAATGGCAGACTTCGAGGCCAACACGCAGCTCAAATGCGAGGTGATCCACACCCTGAATAGCAGCTCCTTAAGCAAGCTTACCTACAAGCATCCCATAGACCAGGAACAGTCAGACTTGCCCTTCTTCGAAGCCAGCCATGTGCAGGATAGCAAGGGCACGGGTTTGGTTCACACAGCACCTGCCCACGGGCCGGAGGACTTCCTGGTCAGTTTGGCCAGAAAAATACCCGTCAAGTGCTTGGTGAACGAGGAGGGTGTTTACACCAAGGAGGCTCCCAGCTTTCTAAGCGGACAATCAGTACTGGATCAAGGAAATCCTTTAGTCCTACAGCACATAGCCAGGGATGTGGTACATTCCGCCAAGCTGGAGCATTCGTATCCCATAGATTGGCGCACCAAGCAGCCGGTGATCATTCGGGCCAGCGAGCAATGGTTCATCAACACGGAGAAACTAAAGACCCCGGCTGCCGAGGCACTGGAGCGAGTTGAGATCTATCCCCGAACAAATGCCGAGGCCAGCAAAAAGGCATTGCTCACGCAGCTGCAAAAGCGTCCCTACTGGTGCGTTTCCCGGCAGCGGGCGTGGGGCGTTCCCATACCCGTTTTTTACAGCAGGGAAAGTGGCAAAGTGGTTATAAGTTCTGCTTTAATAGAACACCTCTGTCAGTTGTTGCGTCAAGAGGGTTCCATGGACTTTTGGTGGTCTAGGAAGATAGAGGAACTTGTACCGGCTGATATTGCCCAAGAACTAGGCTATGACATCAAAGATCTGATCAAGGGAAGTGATATTCTGGACATTTGGTTTGACTCTGGCAGCACTTGGTCGGCAGTGCTAAAGAAGGATAAAGTGGCTGATCTTTATCTGGAGGGATATGACCAATTCACAGGCTGGTTTCAGTCCTCACTGCTCATGAGCATAGCTGCTCGAGGATGTGCTCCCTACAA GGCGCTCTTTGTTCATGGCTTTACAGTGGACGAGAAGGGCCACAAGATGTCCAAATCTCTGGGCAATGTTATCTCACCGAAGCAGATTACCAAGAAGTACGGCACGGATGCTCTGCGTTGGTGGGTGGCCTCCCATGGCACCCAGCACATGTCCATTACGGTGAGCGATAAGCTACTGCAGCAGGCAGCCGAGAATCTGAGCAAGGTGCGCGGCACCCTGCGCTACCTGAAGGGTGTGATTGGAGAGCAAGAAGCCAGCCAGGAGCGGGAACTTCTCCGCGATAGAAGCTATCTAAATAGATATTTGCTGAGCCAGTTGGTGGAGTTTGAATTGGAG GTGGCAAAGCTATACAACGCCTACGAGTACAATCGCGTGGTGGCCTGCATCCAAAACTTCATCGCCAATCAGGTATCTGCCGTCTATGTTCATCTCATAAAGGATCGTTTGTACTGTGGCGATGATCAAGAGCTACTTGCCATTCGCCAGACACTCACCCAGTGCTACCGACAGCTGTGCAAAAGCCTGTGGCCCATTGTGCCTTTTCTGGTAGAAGAAAGCTGGAGCTATTACGATATATCTGGCGGGGCTTTTCATGAGCAGAGGGTCCAAGCGAAACCCGAATGGGAGGACCGAAAGGCCACGGAGGTTGTGCAGGCAGCGCTGGATGTTAAAAGACTCATCAACCAGCAAGCTGGAGAGGTCAATACCTGGCATTTGGCTGTGACCATCAAAGGAAGCCAGCTGAAATTGCTAAAGGAACTGCATCCGGCTCTGGACGAGCCCCTCAATAATTCCGAGCTGTGCGAGCTGCTCCAAGTGGGAGCTGTACGTCTCGTAGAGTCAGATAATAGCGACGTTAGCTTGACAATTACTAATTTACAGACCTCGTTGTGTCCTCGTTGTCGTCGCTTTAGTCTAAATCCAGATCAAGAGACCTGCCAGCGTTGCTCTGCGGTAATGGACTCCAAGAACTAA
- the IntS9 gene encoding integrator complex subunit 9 yields MRLYCLSGDLAKPCYIITFKGLRIMLDCGLTEQTVLNFLPLPFVQSLKWSNLPNFIPSRDHDPQMDGELKECCGRVFVDSTPEFNLPMDKMLDFSEVEVILISNYLNMLALPYITENTGFKGKVYATEPTLQIGRFFLEELVDYIEVSPKACTARLWKEKLHLLPSPLSEAFRAKKWRTIFSLKDVQGSLSKVTIMGYDEKLDILGAFIATPVSSGYCLGSSNWVLSTAHEKICYVSGSSTLTTHPRPINQSALKHADVLIMTGLTQAPTVNPDTKLGELCMNVALTIRNNGSALIPCYPSGVVYDLFECLTQNLENAGLNNVPMFFISPVADSSLAYSNILAEWLSSAKQNKVYLPDDPFPHAFYLRNNKLKHYNHVFSEGFSKDFRQPCVVFCGHPSLRFGDAVHFIEMWGNNPNNSIIFTEPDFPYLQVLAPFQPLAMKAFYCPIDTSLNYQQANKLIKELKPNVLVIPEAYTKPHPSAPNLFIEQPDKKIITFKCGEIIRLPLKRKLDRIYLTSELAQKISPREVAAGVTFSTLTGVLQVKDKVHCIQPCADSGTQDNSSSNGSAPTKEDVLKNVKYEYGSIDVEAVMKRLAQDGFSNIKLDRTGGVITLNLVAEDTVIKFEDNETHIICGGKPTTRLKLRDTIMKCLQSF; encoded by the exons ATGCGTTTG TATTGTCTCAGCGGGGACTTGGCCAAGCCATGTTACATCATTACCTTCAAGGGCCTGAGGATAATGCTGGACTGCGGGCTGACGGAGCAGACGGTGCTGAACTTCCTGCCGCTGCCCTTCGTCCAGTCCCTGAAATGGTCCAATCTGCCCAACTTCATACCCAGTCGGGACCACGATCCCCAGATGGACGGTGAGCTGAAGGAGTGCTGTGGCCGGGTGTTCGTGGACTCGACACCGGAGTTCAATCTGCCGATGGACAAGATGCTCGACTTCAGCGAGGTGGAAGTGATACTTATCTCGAACTATCTCAATATGCTGGCCCTGCCGTACATCACGGAGAACACGGGGTTCAAGGGCAAGGTCTATGCCACGGAGCCAACGCTGCAGATTGGCCGGTTCTTTCTCGAGGAACTGGTCGACTACATCGAGGTGTCGCCCAAGGCCTGCACGGCGCGTCTGTGGAAGGAGAAGCTCCATCTGCTGCCCAGCCCGCTGAGCGAGGCGTTCCGCGCCAAGAAATGGCGCACCATTTTCAGCCTTAAGGATGTCCAGGGCAGCCTTTCGAAGGTGACTATTATGGGCTACGACGAGAAGCTGGACATTCTGGGAGCGTTTATCGCCACTCCCGTGAGCTCTGGCTACTGCCTGGGTTCCAGCAACTGGGTGCTGAGCACCGCCCACGAGAAGATATGCTATGTAAGCGGCTCATCCACGCTGACCACACATCCGCGGCCCATCAATCAGTCGGCGCTGAAGCATGCCGATGTCCTCATCATGACCGGACTGACGCAGGCGCCCACTGTAAATCCGGACACCAAGCTGGGCGAGCTCTGCATGAATGTGGCGCTGACGATCAGGAACAACGGTTCCGCTCTGATTCCCTGCTATCCCTCGGGTGTGGTCTACGATCTGTTTGAGTGCCTAACCCAGAATCTTGAAAACGCCGGCCTCAACAATGTGCCCATGTTCTTCATATCCCCGGTGGCAGACAGCTCCTTGGCCTATTCAAACATCCTGGCCGAGTGGCTCAGTTCGGCCAAGCAGAACAAGGTGTATCTACCGGACGATCCTTTCCCGCACGCCTTTTACCTGCGAAACAACAAGCTGAAGCATTATAACCATGTCTTCTCGGAGGGATTTAGCAAGGACTTTCGGCAG CCCTGCGTCGTCTTCTGCGGCCACCCGAGCCTGCGCTTCGGCGACGCCGTTCACTTCATAGAAATGTGGGGAAACAATCCCAACAATTCCATCATCTTCACGGAGCCGGATTTTCCTTATCTACAGGTATTGGCCCCGTTCCAGCCGCTGGCCATGAAGGCCTTCTACTGTCCCATCGACACCTCGCTGAATTACCAGCAAGCCAACAAGCTAATCAAGGAGCTCAAGCCGAATGTCCTGGTTATACCCGAGGCCTACACAAAGCCGCATCCCTCGGCGCCGAATCTGTTCATTGAGCAGCCGGACAAGAAGATAATTACGTTCAAATGTGGCGAAATTATACGGTTGCCGCTGAAGCGAAAGCTGGATCGCATTTACTTGACCTCGGAGCTGGCCCAGAAGATATCGCCACGCGAGGTGGCCGCTGGCGTGACTTTCTCCACGCTAACGGGGGTGCTGCAGGTGAAAGACAAGGTGCACTGCATCCAGCCATGTGCAGACAGTGGCACTCAGGACAATTCCAGCTCGAATGGCAGTGCGCCCACCAAGGAGGATGTCTTGAAGAACGTCAAGTACGAGTACGGCAGCATTGATGTGGAAGCTGTAATGAAACGGCTGGCGCAGGATGGCTTCTCCAACATCAAGTTGGACCGCACTGGCGGCGTTATCACACTCAATCTGGTGGCCGAGGATACTGTGATCAAGTTCGAGGACAACGAGACGCACATTATCTGCGGCGGCAAGCCCACAACGCGCCTTAAACTACGGGACACGATCATGAAATGCTTAcagagtttttaa